CTAACAGAGACTTGTATCCCTttctttaaagtgatagttcaccgtCAAATGAATATTTACACACCCTCAAATGATTCTAAtccttcctttcttctgttgaacaccaaagcaGATATTCTGAATAAATCTGGAAACCcggaaccattgacttcaatagtaggaaaaagaaaaaaaaatgttacaggcttccaacatttttcaaaatatcttcttttgtgttcaacagaaagaaactcaaaggttttaaacaagggagagtaaatgatgacatcatttttGGCCAAACTATCATAACATAAAAGCATCTATCTGGAAACAATGCTGTGGTGACCCAAAACCCCCTCATGAAGTAACCCATTGCATTTACCTGACAAAAGGGTGCTAATCAGGATCAGTTAAACATTGTCGTGAAAATTCTCTGATCCATTTAggctgaagtgacaaactacaagctttacatgtttatatcagttttatatcttcgaAAGGCAATTTTCGTCAATATTTTgttgcacactagcttatagtcATCTTAAAAACAAGCagtactgatactaacatctaaaaaacattttattttcatgggacctttaaggagAATCTCACAAAACTCAAAATATCTTAAAAACTGAACGCTATCACAGTAAAGTacggtcactttattttgatggtccgtttgttgaacttaagttgcattgcaaataattctcattagattataagtagacatgtgcttgcaaagtttcttatagtcatttaaatgtctgttgaaggagcagtatcaacagataagtATAagattgagtattagtagataagacaatctactaatactcaaaatggaccatcaaaataaagtgttacctaaagtACAGCTCTATTTTTACAGTCTATACTACAACATGCAAGTGACTAAAATACAGTTTTAGTGTGATTGGAAGAAATATAGAGaagatgcatttttttaaaagtgtgacAAGGTATTAGAGAACCAATAAAGTGACATTAAATATCTCTCCTTCCTGACATAAGTTTTAGGTCTTCCAGTAATATTCAGGTTGTGAATGATTACCTCATGCCAGAAGTAAATGAAAAGTTGCAGACTGTGTGTGAAAGAGATAACGTGACCTTCTTAAAAAGATTAGGTCCAGTAGATCCTTTAATTGGGAAAACGATTAGACACGTGTTGATCAGATACTCGGCTGGCACTGAAACAGACTACCTTACAATATTAAACGTTAATGTACACAATCAATTATAAGTCAATTATAAACAGACTGATGCTTTAGATCATAGGtgccaaactcaattcctggagggctgcagctctgcagttttgctccatccctaatcaaacacagctgatgcaactaatcaaggtgttcaagattcTTTTGAACGCCTCAGTTATTtgaatcagatgtgtttgattagggttggagcaaaactgcagagctgcagccctccaggaaatgACTCCTATGCTTTATAACTACATTTCCAACTAATACTTTTGACCACAAAATCTGCAGAGTTGGATTTAACCCATGTTAAATCTGTTGGATTTAACCCATGTTAAATCTGTTGGATCTCTTAGCCTAGTCTCGTATTCACAACTACCTTTACAATCCCACAGGTAAGCAAGGATGTAAACTTTCACTACGGTGGTTTGCATTACTGTTCATTATGCAACACTTAATCTGCACGTGTCAGGCTTACCTACGCCAGAGGATTCGCACATCGTTCATCAGCCAAGCCCCTTTAAAGCCCTGACATCCTATAAAGAGCCAAACCATTCCCGCGTGCCATTTTCAGAGCGACTGCGTCTAAAGAAAGAAGTGGATGTTCGGGACTCTGAAAACAAATAGCTGTCTTGATCATGCCAAAGATCACATCCCCTTCCTGCCTCACTGCACCTCCAAGACTGAATTCCTGTCCTACTTGTTCCTCTACCTCTCCAAGATGCCTTTTCCCCCTGTAACCAAACCTCGGAGTCTTCCCAACTACAGTAAAGAGAAACTTCCAGGACCGTCGCCTGTCATTCTGGTTACGAGCACAGAAGAGAAAAGTTCTGTGAAGGAGCGGCTTAAAAAGTTGAGCAAGAAGGCCACGCCGCATAAAAGCAAGCTACCCACCAGTCGAGCCACCTCAGGATTGAGGATGGAGGGACGGAGTACATGGGTTTTGCCTTCAAGACCTGCAGGTCCAACAAGTTCCTCTAAAAGTACTTCAGGCATCCCGATCTCTACAACCAACTCCTCAAGCAAGAAGAGGCTTCCTGTTAGCGTTTCAGCAACAAGCATCCCAATGGAGCCTTGCAGTCCTCCAGCCTCCTCCGGATCAAGCCACGGATTGAATAGCGAATCAAACTTCTCCCTCAACTTGACTCCAGAAGCCACTTTGCTCCTGCAGAAACGTAACCGTGAGAAGCAGCTCCGCGCAAGTCGAAATAACTCAACATCCCTGCAACCCAAAGACCGTCTGGCGGCCAAGTCAAGTTTTCGATCCAATATCCCATTGGTGAAGATCTCTCTTCTCAATGAGCGTCACCGATACGATGACGTGGAGTATGAGGACGATGAAGAGCAAGGTGTGGATCAGAGCATCCTGCTGAAGTGTTCTGAATGGTTACGAGGGGTGGAAAATGCTGCCGGAGCGTCGGTTTTGGGAAGAGTGGATAAAATCAGTCAGAAGAGCATCTAACAGTTACTTGTGACTTGTGGTAGTTTTGAGTAGTGGTCGACTGATGTGGGGTCCTGCAGCGTCTATTACTGAACCAAAAGCTGGGTGCCTTATGGCCGATACATGCTGAACAATTTATTACTTGCAGAAAATGAGGTGTTTATATAATTTCAATCATTATTTTAGCCAGTTTTCACGCTGCTACTGGTGTGTTTTAGATTGAGTCATTGGAAACCAACACTTCTTGATTTTAATGGACATGGACAAGGATATTGGCTAATGATCGGTTTGCAACAGTAGGGAATGGAGCTAATACAAGCAAGGTCATGGGTTCAAACCCAAGGtaatgcatgcatgcattcattttttttttaaatataagccAAATATGAGCTATGCATGATGTCGATTGACTGGCCTCTCAGTATTCTTGTGGAATTTTAGGAGTTCTGGATACATTTGGCAGCAAACCATGACAGAATCTGTGCTTGACTTGTCAAGTTCTGGCAATTGATTAACAGTGGAATTAAAATATCACTGCTGATTTGAAGCTGAATAGGAACCATATGATAATTATACCTACATTCAACTATAAGACCATCCAGAGGTCAAGCTCATGGCGCAACAAGAGTGTGTTTTTAATTTGTAATGCAAAAAGTGATTTGTACACTTTCAGTTTTACCCAACACCAGGTACCCAAAATGTTTATTGATCTAACTCTTAATAAAAGATGATCTCCATCCTCCCACAATTTAAAGCCCATCTTTTCCTCCTAAGTGCACGCACGACTCACGGATATATTTGCTGTGTTACTAAAAGTAGCTTAAGGGACAGGGTTTAGACAGACTTAGCAACAAACAACACTGCTCACTTGTAGCACTTCCTAATCTCATTAACAGACAAGTGACTTCACTTTTAGGCAAATAGCAAAGGTTAAAGTCACCAGTGGATGTTTCTGCAAGTAGAAAGGATTGTTGCTAGATGTTTTGGACATTTAATACGAATAAATATAGTATGTTTTCTACTTTATACTGTAATACCAGATTAATTATAATATACAGcgggaaaaataagtattaaacatcaccatttttctcagaaaacctatttctaaaggagctgttgacttgaaatttataTTG
This genomic stretch from Danio aesculapii chromosome 1, fDanAes4.1, whole genome shotgun sequence harbors:
- the LOC130221341 gene encoding proline-rich protein 18, encoding MFGTLKTNSCLDHAKDHIPFLPHCTSKTEFLSYLFLYLSKMPFPPVTKPRSLPNYSKEKLPGPSPVILVTSTEEKSSVKERLKKLSKKATPHKSKLPTSRATSGLRMEGRSTWVLPSRPAGPTSSSKSTSGIPISTTNSSSKKRLPVSVSATSIPMEPCSPPASSGSSHGLNSESNFSLNLTPEATLLLQKRNREKQLRASRNNSTSLQPKDRLAAKSSFRSNIPLVKISLLNERHRYDDVEYEDDEEQGVDQSILLKCSEWLRGVENAAGASVLGRVDKISQKSI